One part of the Rutidosis leptorrhynchoides isolate AG116_Rl617_1_P2 chromosome 1, CSIRO_AGI_Rlap_v1, whole genome shotgun sequence genome encodes these proteins:
- the LOC139850724 gene encoding heat shock cognate 70 kDa protein-like — protein sequence MSKRVEGTAIGIDLGTTYSCVAAWFSKHNRVEIVPNEQGNKITPSCVAWDGTDLLVGEAAKNQITRNPKNTMFDAKRLIGSRFSDSRVQAYIKSLPFKVIEGFGDKPMMVFEHEWIDYIFSPEEISSKIIENLKEAAEAYIGTKVTDAVITVPAYFSDKQRQATKYAGALAGLNVMCLINEPTSAAIAYGLDNSGDIHRPDVKNVLIFDLGGGTFDVSLLNISKAGMITVKAVGGDTRLGGEDFDEVMVNHCVQEFKKKESKDMSKNAKARMRMKIACEKAKRDLSSTTRTSIEIDSFFEGIDFSMKITRAKFEELNAHFFLKCIEHVEKCLRDGDVHKNDVDDVVIVGGSTRIPKIQQMLTEFFDGKPLCKSINADEAVAYGAAVLAANLRGTGNEKVQELIMLDHVTPLCLGIKTCHSGARVINDMVVMIPKNTPIPTLKEHIVLTVYDNQETVEIVLFVGESTETKENLYLGSLHIGGIPAAPAREVEVAVCFNIDASGILNVLGEDLAAYVTDTTLLIA from the exons ATGTCCAAAAGAGTTGAAGGAACTGCAATTGGTATTGATCTTGGAACAACATATTCGTGTGTAGCGGCATGGTTTAGTAAGCACAATCGTGTTGAGATAGTTCCTAATGAGCAAGGTAACAAGATTACACCATCGTGCGTTGCGTGGGATGGCACAGACCTCTTAGTAGGCGAGGCTGCAAAAAATCAAATCACCAGAAATCCTAAAAACACAATGTTTG ATGCTAAACGTTTGATAGGAAGCAGATTCAGTGATAGTAGAGTGCAGGCATACATTAAGTCGCTGCCTTTTAAGGTAATTGAAGGTTTTGGGGATAAGCCAATGATGGTATTTGAACACGAGTGGATAGATTATATATTTTCACCTGAAGAAATATCTTCAAAGATTATAGAAAATCTGAAAGAAGCTGCTGAAGCGTATATAGGAACCAAAGTTACAGATGCAGTGATAACGGTTCCTGCATATTTTAGTGACAAGCAACGACAAGCAACAAAGTATGCCGGAGCATTGGCAGGCCTTAATGTCATGTGCTTGATTAATGAACCTACATCAGCAGCTATTGCGTATGGTTTAGATAACAGTGGTGATATACATCGTCCCGATGTGAAAAATGTACTCATCTTTGATCTAGGTGGAGGAACATTTGACGTATCTCTTCTCAATATCAGCAAGGCTGGCATGATTACTGTCAAAGCGGTGGGTGGTGACACTCGTTTAGGTGGTGAAGATTTTGATGAGGTGATGGTCAATCACTGTGTTCAAGAATTTAAGAAGAAAGAAAGCAAGGACATGAGTAAGAACGCAAAAGCAAGAATGAGGATGAAAATCGCTTGTGAGAAAGCAAAAAGGGATCTATCATCAACAACTCGAACATCAATTGAAATTGATTCCTTTTTTGAAGGAATTGATTTTTCGATGAAAATAACGCGGGCAAAATTTGAAGAGCTAAATGCCCATTTCTTCTTGAAGTGCATTGAGCATGTAGAAAAGTGTTTGAGAGATGGGGATGTGCACAAGAATGATGTCGACGATGTGGTAATTGTTGGGGGGTCAACCCGAATCCCAAAGATACAACAAATGCTAACCGAATTCTTTGACGGAAAGCCTCTTTGCAAGAGCATAAATGCAGATGAAGCTGTCGCATATGGTGCAGCAGTGTTGGCTGCAAACTTAAGAGGTACTGGGAACGAAAAAGTGCAGGAGTTGATAATGTTAGATCATGTGACCCCTCTATGTCTTGGCATCAAGACTTGTCAT AGTGGTGCACGTGTAATTAATGATATGGTTGTTATGATCCCTAAAAATACACCTATACCGACTCTTAAGGAGCATATAGTTCTTACAGTATATGACAACCAAGAAACTGTGGAAATTGTTTTATTTGTGGGAGAGAGCACCGAAACTAAAGAAAACCTCTATCTTGGTTCATTACATATAGGTGGAATTCCAGCAGCCCCTGCGCGTGAAGTAGAAGTCGCGGTTTGCTTTAACATAGATGCGAGTGGTATTCTAAATGTCTTAGGTGAG GACTTAGCTGCATATGTGACTGATACTACTTTATTAATTGCATGA